One genomic region from Xenopus laevis strain J_2021 chromosome 2L, Xenopus_laevis_v10.1, whole genome shotgun sequence encodes:
- the LOC121400030 gene encoding protein kinase C delta type-like — protein sequence MAHNTLEISSKKRQLQSKEEIENKKKIRFEDSKKTPEESKDHRHTTEEDAAERSGHEAKKIQLQLEEENEKGIGAEDIKKTAAHRHSTHRKNRDHEDLKKTKRSRSPDEDIAGPTEQKKPRIEAPRPPHLDIKNYTFHTQLGSGGYGRVMLASFPGKDKPVAVKIIAKKQNEKDQAILKEVCIMKLATKCDFICPAFAAFQSQVQAFIVMEHASGGTLLKQIRSQGNLTQRRILFYSAEMVVGLQFLHANGIIHRDFKPDNVLLDAEGHVKICDFGLSLENTFGPKTHSGGAGTFGFRAPEVMSQMDYNAGADWWSFGVTLYEMATGNLPYSAKGNTKEQLHQVLQRQPYYPSYLCPELQDLLCKLLKNEPDQRLGVNGNIREHPFFACLDWEEVEQRRLEPPFKPKVRPIEYYGEKKIEFPTGDSSESRMLEDFSFLDPNWQE from the exons ATGGCACACAACACATTAGAGATTAGCAGCAAGAAAAGACAGCTTCAAAGTAaagaagaaatagaaaataagaaaaaaatccgCTTTGAAGACAGTAAGAAGACACCCGAAGAGAGTAAAGACCACAGACACACCACAGAGGAAGATGCTGCAG AGAGAAGTGGCCACGAAGCAAAGAAGATACAACTCCAACTAgaggaagaaaatgaaaagggAATCGGTGCTGAAGACATCAAGAAGACAGCTGCACACAGACATAGCACACATAGGAAGAATAGAGACCATGAAGACTTGAAGAAGACAAAAAGATCAAGAAGTCCAGATGAGGACATAGCAG GTCCAACTGAACAGAAGAAGCCTCGTATAGAAGCTCCAAGACCACCTCACCTGGACATAAAGAACTACACCTTCCATACACAGCTGGGGAGTGGTGGCTATGGCAGG GTGATGCTGGCTTCTTTTCCGGGCAAAGATAAACCTGTGGCCGTTAAGATCATTGctaaaaagcaaaatgaaaaggaCCAAGCCATCTTAAAAGAAGTTTGCATAATGAAGCTAGCAACCAAATGTGATTTCATTTGTCCAGCATTCGCAGCTTTTCAATCTCAG GTTCAAGCTTTTATCGTAATGGAGCATGCCAGCGGGGGAACTCTTCTGAAACAGATCCGCAGTCAAGGAAATCTGACTCAACGCAGAATATT gttctACTCAGCAGAGATGGTAGTCGGCCTTCAGTTTCTGCATGCCAATGGAATCATTCATCG TGACTTCAAACCGGACAACGTTCTTCTGGATGCTGAAGGCCATGTTAAGATCTGTGATTTTGGGCTCTCTTTAGAAAACACGTTTGGTCCCAAAACCCACAGTGGAGGTGCAGGAACATTTGGATTCCGGGCCCCAGAA GTTATGTCACAGATGGATTACAACGCGGGAGCAGACTGGTGGTCTTTCGGTGTCACCTTATATGAGATGGCCACTGGCAACTTGCCATATTCTGCAAAAGGCAACACAAAAGAACAGCTTCATCAGGTTCTACAAAGGCAGCCCTATTATCCATCATATCTCTGCCCAGAATTGCAAGATCTTTTGTGCAAG CTACTGAAGAACGAGCCTGACCAGCGTCTTGGGGTAAACGGAAACATCAGAGAACATCCATTCTTTGCATGCCTCGATTGGGAAGAAGTGGAACAACGTAGACTAGAGCCACCTTTCAAGCCAAAAGTT cgaCCTATTGAATATTATGGAGAAAAGAAAATCGAATTTCCAACTGGTGACTCCAGCGAGAGCCGAATGCTTGAAGATTTTTCTTTCCTTGATCCCAACTGGCAGGAGTGA